The following are encoded in a window of Zymoseptoria tritici IPO323 chromosome 4, whole genome shotgun sequence genomic DNA:
- the PYK1 gene encoding pyruvate kinase (phosphoenolpyruvate kinase; phosphoenol transphosphorylase pyruvate kinase (phosphorylating); fluorokinase; fluorokinase (phosphorylating); pyruvic kinase; pyruvate phosphotransferase) has protein sequence MGDSLVHQSYGRTRVQWIASLNTEYRPPTQFRRTSIICTIGPKTNSAEKINMLRTAGLNVVRMNFSHGSYEYHQSVIDNARQAEKEQEGRSVAIALDTKGPEIRTGNTPGDEDIPISAGTEINITTDDKYATASDAQNMYVDYKNITKVIEAGRTIFVDDGVLAFEVLEVVDDKTLRCKTINNGKISSKKGVNLPKTDVDLPALSEKDQADLRFGVKNGVDMVFASFIRRADDIKAIRKVLGEEGKDIQIIAKIENQQGVNNFDEILKETDGVMVARGDLGIEIPPAQVFIAQKMMITKCNIAGKPVICATQMLESMTYNPRPTRAEVSDVGNAVLDGADCVMLSGETAKGNYPKEAVTMMHETCLLAEVAIPYINAFDELRQLAPRPVPTSENCAMAAVSASLEQNAGAILVLTTSGNTARLVSKYRPVCPIIMVTRNARASRYSHLYRGVYPFHYDQAKPDFKTTPWQEDVDNRLKWGIKYAIELGVLKQGEAVICVQGWRGGMGHTNTIRVVPAQDDLGLDQNA, from the exons ATGGGTGACTCTCTCGTCCACCAGAGCTATGGCCGCACCCGTGTGCAATGGATCGCCAGCCTCAACACCGAGTACCGCCCTCCGACCCAGTTCCGCCGCACCAGCATCATCTGCACCATCG GCCCCAAGACCAACTCCGCCGAAAAGATCAACATGCTTCGCACCGCCGGCCTCAACGTCGTCCGCATGAACTTCTCCCACGGCTCCTACGAATACCACCAGTCCGTCATCGACAATGCCCGCCAAGCAGAGAAAGAGCAGGAAGGTCGTTCCGTCGCCATCGCCCTCGACACCAAGGGTCCCGAGATCCGCACGGGCAACACCCCCGGAGACGAGGATATTCCCATCTCTGCGGGCACCGAgatcaacatcaccaccgACGACAAATATGCCACCGCCAGTGACGCTCAGAACATGTATGTCGATTACAAGAACATTACAAAAGTCATCGAGGCCGGCCGCACAATCTTTGTCGACGATGGAGTCCTCGCATTCGAGGTGCTCGAGGTGGTCGATGATAAGACTCTCCGCTGCAAGACGATCAACAACGGCAAGATTAGCAGCAAGAAGGGTGTCAACCTTCCCAAGACTGATGTCGACCTTCCTGCTCTGTCCGAGAAGGATCAGGCCGACCTCAGGTTTGGTGTCAAGAATGGCGTCGACATGGTCTTTGCCAGCTTCATCCGCCGCGCTGACGACATCAAGGCAATCCGCAAGGTGCTCGGTGAGGAGGGCAAGGACATTCAAATCATCGCCAAGATCGAGAACCAACAAGGTGTGAACAACTTCGACGAGATCCTCAAGGAGACCGACGGTGTCATGGTCGCCCGTGGTGATCTCGGTATTGAGATTCCTCCCGCTCAGGTATTCATCGCGCAGAAGATGATGATCACCAAGTGCAACATCGCCGGCAAGCCAGTCATTTGCGCCACGCAAATGTTGGAGAGCATGACCTACAACCCTCGCCCGACCCGTGCAGAGGTGAGCGATGTTGGTAACGCCGTCTTGGACGGAGCCGATTGTGTCATGCTGTCAGGAGAGACAGCCAAGGGTAACTACCCCAAGGAGGCCGTGACGATGATGCACGAGACATGTCTGTTGGCCGAAGTCGCCATCCCCTACATCAACGCATTCGACGAGCTGCGACAACTCGCTCCTCGACCCGTTCCCACCAGCGAGAACTGCGCCATGGCTGCTGTCTCCGCATCTCTCGAGCAGAACGCCGGAGCAATCCTCGTCCTGACCACATC TGGCAACACCGCCCGCCTCGTCTCCAAATACCGCCCCGTCTGCCCCATCATCATGGTCACCCGCAACGCCCGCGCCTCCCGCTACTCCCATCTCTACCGCGGCGTCTACCCCTTCCACTACGACCAGGCCAAGCCCGACTTCAAGACCACTCCCTGGCAAGAGGACGTCGACAACCGTCTCAAGTGGGGCATCAAGTACGCCATTGAGCTGGGCGTGTTGAAGCAGGGCGAAGCCGTCATTTGCGTGCAGGGCTGGAGAGGTGGTATGGGACATACGAACACGATTCGCGTGGTGCCGGCGCAGGATGATTTGGGGTTGGATCAGAATGCTTAG